From a region of the Methanothermobacter tenebrarum genome:
- a CDS encoding ABC transporter ATP-binding protein, whose protein sequence is MMLQLQEISKVYGKKVILEDVNLKVDRGETIGIIGPTGAGKTTLLRIIDLLEEPTTGRIIFNGRDALKAKKVEIRRRIGMVFQETPLLKGTVNDNILYGPRIRGLKPSNKKIGEILEIVGLQGYGEMDARKLSGGEKQRLAFARALINQPDLLLLDEPTSNLDPISKRQIENIINKIKGQVTIIFTTHDLIQGQRLAEKIAILNKTIIQMGKADEVFQRPANSFVAKFLGVENIIKGEARLEDDGLTLIKANGINLYSSEKAEGEVIATIRPEDITVSWVRGNSSALNKLKGKIIKIEKIGSLFQLQVKAGEEIFTVHMTRKSFHDMNINLNSMVWIEFKASAVHIANQCN, encoded by the coding sequence ATGATGCTGCAATTACAAGAGATTTCGAAAGTTTATGGCAAAAAAGTAATCCTAGAGGATGTGAATCTTAAAGTTGATAGGGGAGAAACGATTGGGATTATAGGACCCACTGGGGCGGGTAAAACAACACTACTAAGGATCATAGACCTCCTTGAGGAACCCACCACCGGTAGGATAATATTTAATGGTAGAGATGCCTTAAAAGCAAAAAAAGTAGAGATAAGGCGGAGAATAGGAATGGTATTCCAGGAAACACCACTACTAAAAGGCACAGTCAATGATAACATACTATACGGGCCCAGGATAAGGGGCCTCAAACCATCAAACAAGAAAATAGGGGAAATCCTAGAAATTGTAGGCTTGCAAGGATATGGGGAAATGGACGCCAGGAAACTCTCAGGGGGTGAAAAACAGAGGCTTGCATTCGCACGCGCCCTTATAAACCAGCCGGACCTTCTACTCCTCGACGAACCAACATCAAACCTCGATCCAATCTCAAAAAGGCAGATAGAAAATATAATAAACAAAATAAAAGGCCAAGTTACAATCATATTCACCACACATGACCTAATCCAAGGACAACGTTTAGCAGAGAAGATCGCTATACTCAACAAGACCATAATACAAATGGGAAAAGCAGATGAAGTATTCCAAAGACCAGCAAATAGCTTCGTGGCCAAATTCTTAGGCGTGGAGAACATAATAAAAGGTGAAGCTCGCCTAGAAGATGATGGACTCACACTCATAAAAGCTAATGGTATAAACCTTTATTCTTCAGAAAAGGCAGAGGGTGAAGTCATCGCCACCATAAGACCAGAAGACATAACAGTATCTTGGGTTCGTGGAAATTCAAGCGCACTCAACAAACTCAAAGGCAAAATAATCAAAATAGAGAAGATAGGATCATTATTCCAACTCCAAGTAAAAGCGGGAGAAGAAATTTTCACAGTGCACATGACAAGAAAATCATTCCATGACATGAACATAAACTTAAACTCTATGGTATGGATAGAATTCAAGGCCTCAGCAGTACACATAGCCAATCAATGCAATTAA